The window ACGCCGCCCGGGACAGGACTCAACCCTGCCGCTACGCCGGTGACGCTGGCCTCGTCAACGTCTCCCACCAGGGAACCGTCGGCTAGGACGTTCGTGCCGACGTCGATCACCACCGCCTCCGGCGAGATGTGGCTGCCCTTCAGCAACCCGGTCCGCCCGGCGGCAACCACCACGACGTCGGCAGGCTGGGTGTAGCGTTCCAGCGGACCGGATTTGGAATGGCAGACAGTAACAGTGGCATCCCTGGCGAGGAGGAGCAGGGACAGCGGTTTGCCCACCACGGCGGAACGCCCGACGACGGCCACGTTCCGTCCTGCGACCGGGATCTGGAAATGGTCCAGCAACTCCACCACGGCCCGGGCAGTAGCGGGGGCGAAGGCGGGCTGCCCCACAGCCAAGCGGCCGAAGCTGAGGGGGTTGGCGCCGTCGATGTCCTTTTCCGGAGCGATGAGGCCAACCAGCCGGTCAGCGCGGACGGTGGCCGGCAGGGGAGTCTGGAGGATGATGCCGTGAACAGTTGGTTCCGCGCTGAGATCCGCCAGGACACTGGCCAGAACCTGTTCGGTGGCGTCGTGGCCTAGATCGATGATCCTGCAGCCGATACCTGCACGCCCGGCGGCACGCTCAATGGATCGGACGTACCAGTGCGTGGATTGATCGTCCGTTGCAACAACAACAGCCAGGACTGGCCGGAGGCCCTCATCCTCCAGAAGGGTGGACTCCTCCTGGGCACGCTGCTGGATGAGGGCAGCGAGCGGCTTGCCGGAAAGAACGGCGGTGTCACTGCGAACTTCGGTGTTACTGCGGACTTCAGTGCTCATGACAGGATCCTTTCGCGGACGCGCTTCACCAAAGCATCGGCGGCGAGCACCACTTTGTCTTCAATCCCGTCTGTCTGCTCCGCCAAGCGCGAACGGGCTTCGCCGTGCTTGATGGCGACCACGTTGATGTCGATGTTGACCCGAGCCGTCGTGGCAGCTGCGCGCGCTGCGTCCGCGGCAGCGGCGACGTCGCTGATGACATTGGGGTTGGCCACGTCAAAAAGTTCTGTGGCAAGGTCCACCACTTCGCCGGCAACCTTAATGAGCTGCGCGGGCGTATGGGCGGCCTGGACCAGGGCTTCCTGGATGGCTGCTGTCTTTGTTGCCTTGAGTTCGTCTGTGTCCGCCGGGAGCTTGTAGGAGTCGATCACGGACTGGAAGGCGTGCTCATCGGCGTCCGCGAGACGCAAGGCCTCCACGATCAGGTGGTCGGCGGCGCTGGTGATCCGGGTGACCAGCGCGGCATGTTCCTCATATTTTGCGCCGGTGGTGTACCTGGCCACCATGGCCACCAAGGCAGCACCTTGGGCGGCATGCAGGGCTGCGGCCGCGCCTCCACCGGGGGTGGGCTGACGCGAAGCAAGCCTGGAGAGGTAATCACTGATGGTTTCTGAACTGATCATGGATTAGCCCCGGAGCCGGCTCATGGTGGGGTCGTACAGCGGATCTTCGGTGACGGTTGCCTGGATGCGGCGTCCGAAGTACTCGATTTCCACGGAGTCTCCCAGCGACACTGCGGAGGGCAGGTAAGCGTAGGCGATCGGCTTACGGACCGAGTAGCCGTAGGCGGCGCTGGTGACATAACCCACCGCTTGGTCCTTGTAGAACACCGGTTCCTTGCCCAGTACCAGGCTCCTGCCGTCGTCGACCGTCAAACAGCGCAGGCGACGCGCGGAGCCTTCCTCGGTGCGGCCTTCCAAAGCGGCCTTACCGACGAAGTTCTCCTTGGTCATTTTCACGGCAAACCCGACGCCGGCCTCGTAAGGATCGTGCTCGGTGGTCATGTCCGTGCCCCAGGAACGGTAGCCCTTTTCGAGTCGCAG is drawn from Arthrobacter sp. 31Y and contains these coding sequences:
- a CDS encoding cyclodeaminase/cyclohydrolase family protein; the protein is MISSETISDYLSRLASRQPTPGGGAAAALHAAQGAALVAMVARYTTGAKYEEHAALVTRITSAADHLIVEALRLADADEHAFQSVIDSYKLPADTDELKATKTAAIQEALVQAAHTPAQLIKVAGEVVDLATELFDVANPNVISDVAAAADAARAAATTARVNIDINVVAIKHGEARSRLAEQTDGIEDKVVLAADALVKRVRERILS
- a CDS encoding bifunctional 5,10-methylenetetrahydrofolate dehydrogenase/5,10-methenyltetrahydrofolate cyclohydrolase → MSTEVRSNTEVRSDTAVLSGKPLAALIQQRAQEESTLLEDEGLRPVLAVVVATDDQSTHWYVRSIERAAGRAGIGCRIIDLGHDATEQVLASVLADLSAEPTVHGIILQTPLPATVRADRLVGLIAPEKDIDGANPLSFGRLAVGQPAFAPATARAVVELLDHFQIPVAGRNVAVVGRSAVVGKPLSLLLLARDATVTVCHSKSGPLERYTQPADVVVVAAGRTGLLKGSHISPEAVVIDVGTNVLADGSLVGDVDEASVTGVAAGLSPVPGGVGSVTTALLLLHTVEAARQQSRTTLLAASTSRI